The proteins below come from a single Ruegeria sp. THAF33 genomic window:
- a CDS encoding sugar phosphate isomerase/epimerase, which yields MKTIKGPALFLAQFAGDEAPFNSWDAITKWAADCGYRGVQVPSWDGRLFDLETAATSKDYCDDFKGKAQENGVEVTELSTHLQGQLVAVHPAYDTAFDGFAAESVRGDPKARQEWAVDQVKKALSASLNLGISAHATFSGALAWPYVYPWPQRPAGLIETAFDELARRWVPILDHAEDCGVDVCYEIHPGEDLHDGVTYEMFLERTGNHARACMLYDPSHYVLQCLDYLDNIDIYKDRIRMFHVKDAEFNPTGRQGVYSGYQSWVDRAGRFRSLGDGQVDFGAVFSKMAANDFDGWAVVEWECCLKHPEDGAREGAQFVSDHIIRVTEKAFDDFADGGTDEAANRKMLGIG from the coding sequence ATGAAGACGATCAAAGGGCCTGCATTATTTCTTGCACAATTTGCCGGTGACGAAGCGCCGTTCAATTCATGGGACGCCATAACCAAATGGGCGGCGGATTGCGGATACAGGGGCGTTCAAGTGCCCAGTTGGGACGGGCGGTTGTTCGACCTTGAAACGGCCGCGACAAGCAAAGACTATTGCGATGACTTCAAGGGCAAAGCCCAAGAGAACGGCGTTGAAGTCACAGAATTATCGACGCACCTGCAAGGCCAACTTGTCGCTGTTCACCCGGCCTATGATACGGCGTTTGATGGTTTTGCGGCCGAAAGCGTGAGGGGAGATCCCAAAGCCCGGCAGGAATGGGCCGTTGATCAGGTCAAGAAAGCGCTTTCAGCCTCTCTGAATTTGGGAATCTCGGCTCATGCAACATTCTCTGGCGCGCTGGCCTGGCCTTACGTGTATCCTTGGCCCCAACGTCCTGCTGGTCTGATTGAAACCGCATTTGATGAGCTTGCCCGTCGTTGGGTGCCGATCTTGGACCACGCCGAAGACTGTGGCGTTGATGTTTGCTATGAAATCCACCCCGGCGAGGATCTTCATGACGGGGTGACATACGAAATGTTCCTTGAACGAACAGGCAACCATGCGCGGGCGTGCATGCTGTACGACCCGTCGCATTATGTCCTGCAATGCCTCGATTACCTTGACAATATCGACATATATAAAGACCGCATCCGGATGTTTCACGTAAAGGATGCCGAGTTCAATCCGACCGGAAGGCAAGGTGTCTATTCCGGCTATCAAAGCTGGGTCGATCGCGCAGGGCGGTTCAGGTCACTTGGTGATGGACAGGTGGATTTCGGGGCTGTCTTTTCCAAGATGGCGGCAAACGACTTTGATGGCTGGGCCGTGGTCGAATGGGAATGCTGCCTGAAACATCCCGAGGATGGCGCGCGTGAAGGTGCGCAGTTCGTTTCCGATCACATTATTCGCGTGACCGAGAAGGCCTTTGACGATTTTGCCGACGGCGGCACCGACGAAGCGGCCAATCGGAAAATGCTGGGGATAGGCTGA
- a CDS encoding ABC transporter ATP-binding protein, with product MAQIIVKNVKKMFGDFTAVRESSFTIEDGEFFMLLGPSGCGKTTTLRMIAGLELPTSGEIYLDGEEISQKPPSERDIAFVFQMFALYPHMNVRKNISYPLISQGMSRAAVKAKVEEVAGILGITDILESPVGGLSGGDRQRVALGRAIVREPKAFMMDEPLGALDAEFREHMAEELRALHDRMGATTVYVTHDQLEAMQMGDKIVVMNNAVIEQFGTPQEIYDKPATMFVADFIGSPSMNFLPFQGKVAPGSERVRLNGHDEAVPKLMEGAEGELVFGVRPEHVFLSDDSDYRAKVLAAEYLGTTQIVTLQSPNGELKARIGAGEKVAPGETVGLDFRSTTVTLFERSTGRALKSALNEEVLSNG from the coding sequence ATGGCCCAGATCATAGTCAAAAACGTAAAGAAGATGTTCGGCGATTTCACTGCTGTGCGCGAGAGCTCTTTTACAATTGAGGATGGTGAGTTTTTCATGCTGCTTGGGCCGTCGGGATGTGGAAAGACGACAACGCTCAGGATGATTGCGGGGCTGGAACTTCCGACTTCCGGCGAAATCTATCTGGATGGTGAGGAAATCAGCCAAAAGCCGCCTTCAGAACGTGACATAGCGTTCGTTTTCCAGATGTTCGCGCTGTATCCGCACATGAATGTTCGCAAGAACATCAGCTATCCACTGATTTCACAAGGCATGTCACGTGCAGCCGTCAAAGCCAAAGTCGAGGAAGTCGCCGGGATTTTGGGGATAACTGACATTCTGGAAAGCCCGGTGGGGGGGCTTTCGGGTGGCGACAGGCAGCGCGTTGCACTTGGGCGGGCGATCGTTCGCGAGCCCAAGGCGTTCATGATGGACGAACCTCTTGGCGCTTTGGACGCCGAATTTCGCGAGCATATGGCCGAAGAGTTGCGCGCGCTTCACGATCGAATGGGAGCGACAACGGTTTACGTCACACACGATCAGCTAGAGGCCATGCAGATGGGCGACAAGATTGTTGTCATGAATAACGCAGTGATCGAACAATTCGGAACGCCGCAAGAAATCTACGACAAACCTGCGACCATGTTTGTGGCGGATTTCATAGGATCTCCGTCAATGAACTTCTTGCCGTTTCAGGGAAAAGTGGCACCCGGCTCTGAAAGGGTCAGGCTGAACGGCCATGACGAAGCGGTCCCGAAGCTGATGGAGGGGGCGGAAGGGGAACTGGTCTTCGGTGTCCGGCCGGAACATGTATTTTTGTCCGACGACAGTGACTATCGGGCCAAAGTTCTGGCAGCTGAATACCTGGGGACAACCCAGATCGTGACATTGCAAAGCCCGAACGGTGAGTTGAAGGCCCGCATCGGCGCAGGTGAAAAGGTTGCGCCGGGTGAAACCGTGGGATTGGATTTCCGTTCGACAACGGTGACTCTTTTTGAGCGCTCCACGGGCCGGGCGCTGAAGTCCGCCCTGAACGAAGAGGTGCTGAGCAATGGCTGA
- a CDS encoding ABC transporter ATP-binding protein, protein MAEVILQNISKSFGTVQAVDGISMTIPDGAFVVLLGPTGAGKTTTLRLISGLEKMDSGSVRIAGRDVGLETPAQRDVAMVFQQYSLYPHMTVRENLSFPLRSPILKTPEDQIKKKVNEVAEILQIPNKLDNKATELSGGEMQRVSIGRALVRDPQIFLMDEPLSSLDAKLRADLRVELKRIQADLGSTLLYVTHDQVEAMTMATHIGVLEEGRLVQYGTPRDIYENPCSVYVASRLGLPRINILPSELFGGDHKGPQIGLRPENIIEGEGSDARVIRAEHLGDQTRLHLDLNGHPVVTLIDVHQDYPAGKTIKISPRNPLYFDASGARVN, encoded by the coding sequence ATGGCTGAAGTCATTTTGCAGAACATCTCGAAGTCATTCGGAACTGTTCAAGCCGTCGACGGTATCTCGATGACAATTCCCGATGGTGCCTTCGTCGTGCTTTTAGGTCCGACAGGTGCGGGAAAAACGACAACGCTTCGATTGATTTCCGGACTCGAGAAGATGGATTCGGGATCGGTACGCATCGCCGGCCGAGATGTTGGCCTGGAAACGCCTGCCCAACGCGATGTGGCGATGGTTTTTCAGCAATATTCGCTGTACCCGCATATGACGGTACGCGAGAATCTGTCGTTTCCACTGCGTTCGCCGATCCTGAAAACCCCTGAGGATCAGATCAAGAAAAAGGTGAACGAAGTCGCGGAAATCCTGCAAATCCCGAACAAGCTGGACAACAAGGCCACGGAATTGTCCGGCGGAGAGATGCAGCGTGTTTCGATTGGCCGCGCATTGGTGCGGGATCCCCAAATTTTCTTGATGGACGAGCCGCTTAGTTCACTGGATGCCAAGCTGAGAGCGGATCTGCGCGTCGAGCTCAAGAGAATTCAGGCCGACCTTGGGTCTACGCTTTTGTATGTGACTCATGATCAGGTTGAGGCCATGACAATGGCAACGCATATCGGAGTTCTGGAAGAGGGCAGGCTGGTTCAGTACGGTACGCCAAGGGACATCTATGAAAACCCGTGCAGTGTTTATGTTGCCAGTCGATTGGGTCTGCCGCGGATAAATATCCTTCCGTCGGAGTTGTTCGGAGGAGATCACAAGGGCCCGCAGATTGGTCTTCGCCCGGAAAACATCATTGAAGGCGAAGGCAGTGACGCGCGCGTGATACGTGCCGAACACCTGGGTGACCAAACCCGACTTCATCTGGACTTGAATGGCCATCCGGTCGTGACGCTGATCGATGTCCATCAAGATTACCCCGCAGGTAAGACTATCAAAATTAGCCCACGAAACCCGTTGTATTTTGACGCGTCCGGCGCGCGCGTGAATTAA
- a CDS encoding carbohydrate ABC transporter permease, whose product MSSFSVTEPSNRSKWIAGILVITYALITMIPLVWILLTGFKSPADAISYPPKVVFDPTLEGYVNLFTTRTRQTQEFLEANPPQNWADEIVRQYDMVIVGPSKFGERFMNSVIIGFGSTFLSIFLGTLAAYAFSRFKVPLKDDLLFFILSTRMMPPVAVAIPIFLMFRNLGLSDTHLGMILLYTGVNISLAVWLLKGFIDEIPREYEEAALIDGYTRFQAFYKVVLPQAATGIASTAIFCLIFAWNEYAFAVLLTSANAQTAPPFIPTIIGIGGLDWPAVAAGATIFLIPVMIFTILMRKHLLRGITFGAVRK is encoded by the coding sequence ATGAGTAGCTTTTCCGTCACTGAACCTTCGAACCGGTCCAAATGGATCGCAGGAATCCTGGTCATCACTTATGCGCTGATCACGATGATCCCGCTGGTGTGGATTTTGCTGACCGGGTTCAAATCCCCCGCCGACGCGATCAGCTACCCGCCCAAAGTGGTCTTTGACCCAACGCTCGAAGGTTACGTCAATCTTTTCACCACGCGCACCAGGCAGACGCAGGAGTTTCTGGAAGCCAACCCGCCGCAGAACTGGGCCGATGAGATCGTCCGCCAATATGACATGGTGATCGTTGGGCCCTCCAAGTTCGGCGAGCGTTTCATGAATTCGGTCATCATCGGATTTGGCTCCACGTTCTTGAGTATCTTCCTCGGCACGCTGGCCGCCTATGCGTTCAGCAGGTTCAAGGTACCGCTCAAAGACGACCTTCTGTTCTTCATTCTTAGTACAAGGATGATGCCTCCGGTCGCTGTCGCCATCCCGATCTTCCTGATGTTCAGAAACCTTGGGTTGAGCGACACGCATCTGGGAATGATCCTCCTGTATACGGGCGTGAATATCTCCCTGGCGGTTTGGTTGCTGAAGGGTTTCATCGACGAAATTCCAAGAGAGTACGAGGAAGCCGCCCTCATAGATGGCTACACGAGGTTTCAGGCCTTCTACAAAGTGGTGCTGCCGCAAGCCGCCACAGGCATTGCGTCAACTGCGATCTTCTGCCTGATCTTCGCATGGAATGAATATGCTTTCGCCGTGCTGCTGACTTCGGCCAACGCGCAGACAGCGCCCCCGTTCATCCCCACCATCATCGGTATTGGCGGTCTGGATTGGCCTGCGGTTGCGGCCGGTGCGACGATCTTCCTGATCCCCGTCATGATTTTCACCATCCTGATGCGCAAACACCTGCTGCGCGGGATCACATTCGGAGCCGTACGCAAATGA
- a CDS encoding LacI family DNA-binding transcriptional regulator, giving the protein MKKPTVNDIARVAGVSLATVDRVLNRRPGVRAVTVQKVQKAIDELGYVRDTAAANLARNRVYNFVFILPDAGNEFVEAICDQIAEQSRDQFIERTRVTIKKVAPFEPQDIVNILDGVDHMSVDGVAVFGPETPSVRDAVKRVRDKGIPVVALVSDLPSSDRDHFVGIDNVSAGRTAAQLMGRFVHRPGKVLVLTGSRLARDHLERRQGFDLVVAEEFPHLEVVASVEGRDDPDLIYKMMPGIFETYPDLVGIYSSAAGNAGLVQFLSESRISKDLVIIAHELTPLSRDALRRGTFDALISQDSGHLVRSAVRLLRATSDKVPFNKSQERIRIDIYLKENLPP; this is encoded by the coding sequence GTGAAAAAGCCAACCGTAAACGACATCGCGCGCGTTGCGGGTGTCAGTCTGGCGACTGTTGACCGGGTCTTGAACAGGCGTCCCGGTGTGCGGGCGGTGACCGTGCAGAAAGTGCAAAAGGCGATTGATGAACTTGGGTATGTGCGCGACACCGCTGCTGCCAACCTCGCGCGGAACCGTGTCTACAATTTCGTCTTTATTCTGCCGGATGCCGGTAATGAATTTGTCGAGGCGATATGCGATCAGATAGCTGAACAATCGCGCGATCAGTTCATCGAAAGAACACGGGTCACGATAAAAAAGGTCGCTCCGTTCGAGCCTCAGGACATAGTTAACATTCTGGATGGGGTCGACCACATGAGCGTCGACGGGGTGGCCGTATTCGGGCCGGAAACGCCTTCGGTCCGCGACGCTGTGAAGAGGGTCAGGGATAAAGGCATTCCAGTGGTTGCATTGGTGTCGGACTTGCCAAGCTCGGACAGAGATCATTTTGTCGGGATCGATAACGTTTCGGCCGGGCGAACCGCAGCTCAGTTGATGGGGCGCTTTGTGCATCGTCCGGGTAAGGTTTTGGTTCTGACGGGCTCACGTTTGGCACGTGATCATCTGGAGCGGCGCCAGGGATTTGATCTTGTTGTCGCTGAAGAGTTCCCTCATCTGGAAGTCGTGGCGTCTGTCGAGGGCAGGGATGACCCGGATCTGATCTACAAGATGATGCCTGGGATATTTGAGACCTACCCCGACCTGGTCGGAATATACTCTTCCGCCGCGGGCAATGCGGGTTTGGTTCAATTTCTGTCAGAGAGCAGGATCAGCAAGGATCTGGTCATTATCGCGCATGAACTCACGCCGCTTAGTCGTGATGCGCTTCGCCGTGGCACATTTGACGCGCTGATCTCGCAGGACTCTGGGCATCTGGTGCGGTCCGCGGTGCGTCTGTTGCGTGCAACATCGGACAAAGTCCCTTTCAACAAATCACAGGAACGCATTCGCATCGACATCTATCTGAAGGAAAACTTGCCGCCATAG
- a CDS encoding dihydroxyacetone kinase subunit DhaK: MAQFLNTKETLVTEAIDGLLASSGGALTRLDGYPHIKVVYRSDWDKSKVALVSGGGSGHEPAHAGFVGAGMLTAAVCGEVFASPSVEAVLAGILAVTGEAGCLLIVKNYTGDRLNFGLAAERARALGRKVEMVVVDDDIALPDLPQPRGVAGTLFVHKIAGALAERGADLETVTKAAKNVVEKVVSIGMSLDTCTVPGSPKEDRIAPGKAELGLGIHGEPGVEQVEFANAVTAMSTVVEKLQQRVGAGDCVALVNNLGSTTPLEMSVLTHALSETGIAGHIIGPAPLMTSLDMHGFSVSILPVDPSDLLALEEPVELVAWPGVKTIKPVRIAPLPDGLTPIDPIPSNNPATKETINRLAELLIQAEKDLNELDAKSGDGDTGSTLATAARSLQGSLDRMPLADLTQLFPALGNELSQTMGGSSGVILAIFFNAAGDACASGASISKSLVEGLNRVSQVGGAKVGDRTMIDALAPALEALPSGLVQAAKAAREGADKTANIHRAKAGRAAYVPEENLIGHNDPGAEAVALLFEGLAREIEG; encoded by the coding sequence ATGGCCCAGTTCCTCAACACAAAAGAAACCCTCGTGACCGAGGCGATAGATGGTCTTCTTGCATCTTCAGGTGGGGCACTGACCAGATTGGATGGGTACCCTCATATCAAGGTTGTCTACAGATCGGACTGGGACAAATCGAAAGTCGCCCTGGTTTCGGGCGGAGGTTCCGGCCACGAACCTGCCCATGCCGGGTTTGTGGGCGCCGGAATGTTAACTGCGGCCGTATGCGGAGAGGTTTTCGCTTCCCCATCGGTAGAAGCTGTCCTGGCGGGCATTCTGGCCGTGACCGGTGAGGCGGGGTGTTTGCTGATCGTCAAGAATTATACTGGCGACCGGCTGAATTTTGGACTGGCGGCCGAGCGCGCCCGCGCATTGGGGCGCAAGGTGGAAATGGTGGTGGTCGATGATGACATCGCCCTTCCTGACCTGCCGCAACCGCGTGGCGTGGCAGGGACCTTGTTCGTGCACAAGATTGCCGGAGCATTGGCAGAACGTGGGGCAGATCTGGAAACTGTAACCAAGGCCGCTAAGAACGTAGTCGAGAAAGTAGTCAGTATCGGGATGAGTTTGGACACCTGCACCGTTCCGGGTTCCCCGAAAGAAGACAGGATTGCCCCCGGCAAAGCAGAGCTCGGGTTGGGTATTCACGGCGAGCCAGGTGTTGAGCAGGTGGAGTTCGCAAATGCCGTGACCGCAATGTCCACCGTCGTGGAAAAGTTGCAGCAGCGAGTGGGGGCGGGTGACTGCGTGGCGCTGGTAAACAACTTGGGGTCTACAACACCGCTTGAGATGTCTGTTTTGACGCACGCCTTGTCCGAAACCGGTATCGCGGGACATATTATCGGTCCGGCACCGCTGATGACTTCGCTGGACATGCATGGATTCTCTGTTTCGATTCTGCCGGTTGATCCGAGTGACTTGTTGGCGCTGGAAGAACCGGTCGAGTTGGTGGCATGGCCAGGGGTCAAAACGATAAAGCCGGTTCGAATTGCCCCTTTGCCTGATGGTTTGACCCCGATTGACCCCATCCCGTCGAACAATCCGGCGACCAAGGAAACAATAAATCGCTTGGCCGAACTGCTGATCCAAGCCGAGAAAGACTTGAACGAATTGGACGCGAAATCCGGAGATGGAGATACAGGCAGTACCTTGGCGACAGCAGCCAGGTCTTTACAGGGAAGCCTGGATCGAATGCCTCTTGCGGACCTGACGCAATTGTTTCCCGCGCTGGGCAATGAGCTGAGCCAGACCATGGGGGGATCTTCCGGTGTGATCCTGGCGATCTTTTTCAATGCCGCCGGAGATGCCTGTGCCAGTGGCGCTTCCATATCAAAGTCTTTGGTCGAAGGCCTGAACCGGGTCAGCCAGGTAGGTGGGGCCAAAGTTGGCGACAGGACAATGATTGATGCTCTGGCACCTGCGCTTGAGGCGCTGCCTTCAGGGCTGGTGCAAGCCGCGAAAGCCGCGCGCGAAGGTGCTGACAAAACCGCAAATATTCACCGTGCCAAAGCAGGCCGTGCAGCCTATGTTCCCGAAGAAAACCTGATCGGACATAACGACCCGGGTGCAGAAGCTGTTGCATTGTTGTTCGAAGGCTTGGCACGGGAGATTGAGGGCTGA